TCACACAGGTCCTCTTGGGGTACACGGAAGCTAAAGGACTCGTTGTAGCAGGGGTCAATGGTGCCCCTCATACAGGACGTTTTCTTAGTCTTCATCAACTTAAGACCTGTCACCAGCTGCACCTTCACAAAAGGATCTGACAACAGAGAAATAGTAGCTTGGTTAAAGTTTAACATAAATTGCCATCTGAAACAAATTTCACATCTGTAATGTaacatttctgagtgaaacaggATACTCAGTGATAAAATATTCCGGGCaagacttgattttatccatcaggAACTGATTAGATTATGAAAGTGCGCATTAGGCCTACATACCAAAATGGAGCCAGACACACGGTAAAAACGAACACATTTTTTAGTTAACTGTACTTAATGTCTTAACTTAATTCGAAAAATCTAGTAATTTGTTACTCAGAAAACTCAAGTTAACATTGATTGATTGGTTTGAGTACCATTTTGACAAGCAGGGCAATTCTTATTATAACTTTCACTCATTGCCTCCACTTCTGCAGTTATCGTTATCCTTAGCTGCATTCACTCATTGTCCAAAGTCATCTTGAATGTTGAATTGTCAAAACAAGTGAAAATTTTAAGAGAACATCACATAAGTTGACTTGATAATTTGATGTTGATTTCCTTAAATGGGTTTGTTTGAAGTCATTCAAACAAGattttgcatatgaaatattcatttaaaaaaataaataaaataaaaatactttaatgatgaattctgccatctgctggttagAAGAAAATCTGTAGGAATTACAGTTTtataaaaagtgttttgatcGTATATATCCAGCAGAATGCCATAGAGATTCATTCATATTTCTGGATGTGGCtcccatctttttttttcctaactatttttgataaattagattttagcaATAGCAAATTTGCCAAAACAAAGGATAAACAGCTGTTTAactatttgtcaactctgtggCTAAAGTGATGTCAGCATAAAAGAAAAGTTGTTTCAAAGGTGAAGCagctatttcattataaagacAAACAATtacattaagaaaataaattctTTGTTGCTTAGTTTTCTGCAGTTATTGAAATTCTGCTATAGGTTCTTTGAGATTTTAAAGAGCAGAATGAGGAAAACAGATATAGATTTACCTGAACCTTGGCACATGTCTGTCTGAAGCAGCTGCTTTGCTCGGATGATGTCCACATTTAACCTGCCAGCACTGGGCAGGTAGTTTAAGGACAGAAGAAGCTCACCAAGCTCAACCTCATTCTGAGAAACATTACATTAGAAAATCAATGTCATGATAATGATGTCAgtaaattaacacttttatacTACTTTTTAAGTGTCAAATACTGAAATGAAAGCTTTATGTCAGAGTCATTTTACAATGAAAGCATCTGCAACATGAAAAATTGCTGGTTTGTTCAGATAGTTTTTTGACAAATGCTTCAGGGTAAAAATTGGAACAAGAGACAAATACAAAACTGCTCAAAATACTGGGGTCTGTaagcttttttttaatgaaccGAATGCTTTTACTTAGCAAGGAttgattaaattgatcaaaagtgacagtaaaaacttttatagtgttacaaaagttttctatttcaaatgaatgctgctattttgaactttgtatttatgaaggaatcctgaaaaaaaatgtataaaacatatAAGGTAACAACTGTTGTCAATAtagataatattaagaaatgtttcttgagcagaaaatcaacATAttgtaatgatttctgaaggatcatgcacTGAAGACTgatgtaatgatgctgaaaattcagcttagacatcacaggaatacatacatacatatatatatatatatatatatatatatatatatatatatatatatatatatatatatatatatatatatatatataaaatacacattatacacatataaaatagaaatatttcacaatattaatgccttatctgtgtttttgatcaaataaatgcagcctaggTGAGCTTAAAGGATatctttcaaaagcattataaactcttactgaccacaaacatttgaacagtggTGTATCTTTTTTTAAGTCACATATTAACCTCTCAAAATACAAGGTTAATGTGCATTTAACACATCATAAACACAGATCTTCTAGGACGAAAAATTAGGAGTACTGTGTGCATTCTTTTGAGGCAGGGCATTCTGGCATATGGCTGCAATGATTTCACATTTTACTAAATAACTTAATTTAGTTCTATGTGACCTAACTTCATTATGTTCGTCATTGTGCAAGTGGCACacctaaaatgaataaaaaaaaaaaaaaaactataatgtGACTCAGGTGAGTGGTATTACCTGAGAACTGGGCACCAGGGCCTTCCACCAATGTCCTCCCTTCACTAGATCGACCTCACTAAGAGGAAGAGAGACTTTCCCGATGACACAGTGCCGTGAAAACTTGTCAAAGTCGACCACAGAGAGCAGAAGGGTGCGCCTCTGGGCCTCCAGGAAGGGGAGCTCAAAAGTGAAGCGCTCTTCAAACACGGGGTTCTGGGTCTTGCGTTTAACTCCAGTCTGCCTGGAGTTCTTGTGGTCGGGCAGCAGACTCATCTTCACGTAGGGGTTTGAGTGGGCCATGTCTTGGCGAGCACCGTCGCACGTTACCGGAGGGGGCAGATCCCGGGCCTCGATGACTCGCACGCTAAGGTGGCCATTGATAAGATCGTACTGTGTGCTGAAATGTAGCATGCCTAGTTTGTACCGCACAAGGATTTCTTCATCTGTCAGAGAGTCAACATCATCACTGCACGAGTCCAGAGAGTACAGATGAGGCTCCAGTTTGCGGAAGTAGTCATCTGGTGGTGTCGGGGGCTTACGCAGGGGCTGCACCACTTCTTGCCTGGGTCCCATTGCCCAAAATTCAATCGGCTTTACATCCACCATAGGGGAGCTTGGCCGTCGGGCGTTCAGACCTACGACATGGGAgagcaattaaataaaaatcaagtcaTCGTACTAACGCCAGTCTGGTAACATTGAGAGTGAAGTCTGGGCTCACTGGAGAGCTGGCCTGCCAGGCTGAAGGTGGATCGGGAAGTTTCTGCGGTGGGTGGCCTGCAGCTTGTAGTGGTGTCAGATTGAGCAGGGGAAGCATGTTCCTGAGCCATGATGTGGGAATTTGTGCCTTTTTGCTCATTGCTTTCATTGACACTGAAAGAGATGACTTTGTTAAGCCTTAATAACACTACTGACAAattccctgttgaaaaaaacaacGCATGTTGACATTTGcagtactgttcaaaagtttgcggtcagtattaatgtttttaaaagaagtttaattaaattaaatgagtttgtttcactcaaataataatgaaagttcattgtacttaatagcaaaaaagttgcatgaactcaaaatttcattgtagtaagctgaacttaatatgattgagttgcagcagatttgtaattcccagcatgctttgcgtcagaccatataaataacagttgaaattaagtgttatgttgggattcaggggggttctgttatgttagttttataaggctgcatttatttaaccaaaataagtaaaaacaatacgaaaaatattattacaacataaaataacaagGAATCGAACCTATAACCTTGGCGTTGCTAGCGTCATCCTCTCCTGTTTGAACTACAGGCAATGTTACTATCTTAACAAGCAAAACTTTCTTGGTCAACCAGCTGCAGCAGAAAGACTAGTAGggtaatattactattattacttTGCATGAAACAGTATGATTACAGATGCTTCTGTCCATTAAGTCTATCACACAAATTCATGCTGAACTAGTGCCAACTGCTGCAAAGAAACCACATTTAGAAGAGGGAATAAACTTTTGTTAGTTATACTATTTGGATGTCAGTACATACACAGcttaaaatatgacaaaaagcAGGGTTTGTTGACCATCATGGTCTGACAATGAAAAAAGCAGACAAATCAATCATAATatgctaaagaaaaaaaaaaaatatcggcATGAACTAGCAAAAGACagtcaaaatatcttacaaTTCAGCTCTTCAATTTGTTGTGCATATCTGACACTGTGACTGAATCCACTTCTTTAGTCATATTATTGCTCAGTATTGTGTAATATCTGTTACAACATTATCTTCTAATCCAGTTGTTTTCCAACTACAGAGGTAAATATTCGGTGCGGGATATCTTTGTGCAGGCCTGAGTCATCCCTTGGGGATCATCAAGGACCCTTTGTGTCCA
The window above is part of the Chanodichthys erythropterus isolate Z2021 chromosome 3, ASM2448905v1, whole genome shotgun sequence genome. Proteins encoded here:
- the syt17 gene encoding synaptotagmin-17 isoform X2, producing MAQEHASPAQSDTTTSCRPPTAETSRSTFSLAGQLSSLNARRPSSPMVDVKPIEFWAMGPRQEVVQPLRKPPTPPDDYFRKLEPHLYSLDSCSDDVDSLTDEEILVRYKLGMLHFSTQYDLINGHLSVRVIEARDLPPPVTCDGARQDMAHSNPYVKMSLLPDHKNSRQTGVKRKTQNPVFEERFTFELPFLEAQRRTLLLSVVDFDKFSRHCVIGKVSLPLSEVDLVKGGHWWKALVPSSQNEVELGELLLSLNYLPSAGRLNVDIIRAKQLLQTDMCQGSDPFVKVQLVTGLKLMKTKKTSCMRGTIDPCYNESFSFRVPQEDLCEVSLVFTVYGHNVKSSNDFVGRIVIGQFSTGLQETTHWRRLMSSQRTPVEQWHSLRSRAECDRVSPASLEVT
- the syt17 gene encoding synaptotagmin-17 isoform X1, translating into MAYTQLEPINEGLLSRLSDFLLCRWSCRSCWQWCWECSCCQSTDEEVEILGPFPAQTPSWLVNESNEQKGTNSHIMAQEHASPAQSDTTTSCRPPTAETSRSTFSLAGQLSSLNARRPSSPMVDVKPIEFWAMGPRQEVVQPLRKPPTPPDDYFRKLEPHLYSLDSCSDDVDSLTDEEILVRYKLGMLHFSTQYDLINGHLSVRVIEARDLPPPVTCDGARQDMAHSNPYVKMSLLPDHKNSRQTGVKRKTQNPVFEERFTFELPFLEAQRRTLLLSVVDFDKFSRHCVIGKVSLPLSEVDLVKGGHWWKALVPSSQNEVELGELLLSLNYLPSAGRLNVDIIRAKQLLQTDMCQGSDPFVKVQLVTGLKLMKTKKTSCMRGTIDPCYNESFSFRVPQEDLCEVSLVFTVYGHNVKSSNDFVGRIVIGQFSTGLQETTHWRRLMSSQRTPVEQWHSLRSRAECDRVSPASLEVT